Proteins from a single region of Eublepharis macularius isolate TG4126 chromosome 9, MPM_Emac_v1.0, whole genome shotgun sequence:
- the C9H22orf23 gene encoding UPF0193 protein EVG1 translates to MASQERTRPVVAKGTGFWHAPIVTKYSQETQELLKVMMQESKLTNFQQRYLRNCMKRGDPLPLHCNPTSSKEPQLPKPISSPPKVVLSISPFARPHLRPAEVCQAGDAYTRERFRPQATRDLEKEKERLQNILATGKDKVERKHQKKPVKVEDEAPERDRFEELVNEVEDRQKFLAEMEALGQGKQYQGIILTEISQKLREMEIIDKQRSTELREAVAKAFNIGNKHDPESRGQDE, encoded by the exons ATGGCTTCCCAAGAAAGGACCAGACCTGTTGTAGCAAAAGGCACGGGATTCTGGCATGCTCCTATTGTAACCAAATACAGCCAAGAAACACAGGAATTGTTAAAAG TGATGATGCAAGAATCCAAACTAACAAACTTCCAACAACGTTATCTCAGAAACTGTATGAAAC GAGGTGATCCACTGCCACTCCACTGCAATCCAACATCCAGCAAAGAGCCACAGCTTCCAAAGCCCATTTCTTCACCACCAAAGGTTGTCTTGTCAATCAGTCCATTTGCCAGACCTCACCTCCGCCCTGCTGAGGTCTGCCAGGCAGGTGATGCATATACCAGAGAGAGATTCAGGCCACAAGCCACCC GAGacctggaaaaagaaaaagaaagactaCAGAATATTTTAGCGACAGGAAAGGATAAAGTGGAAAGAAAGCACCAGAAGAAGCCAGTTAAGGTGGAAGATGAGGCACCAGAACGTGACCGGTTTGAAGAAT TGGTGAATGAAGTTGAAGATCGGCAGAAGTTTCTAGCAGAAATGGAGGCTCTGGGCCAGGGCAAGCAGTACCAAGGAATCATACTCACTGAAATATCACAG AAGCTACGGGAGATGGAAATCATTGATAAGCAGAGAAGCACAGAACTGAGAGAGGCAGTGGCTAAAGCCTTCAATATAGGCAACAAGCATGATCCGGAAAGCAGAGGTCAAGATGAGTAG